Proteins co-encoded in one Medicago truncatula cultivar Jemalong A17 chromosome 8, MtrunA17r5.0-ANR, whole genome shotgun sequence genomic window:
- the LOC25500411 gene encoding FBD-associated F-box protein At4g10400, with protein MEHEEEEDRLSNLPKIILHNILSRLPKKDGARTSVLSKAWEETWYTFPILYFSDGLFVGTFPQPWEGFLRKRKNFIDYVKRTLLRFYDNGLAIKQFKLSVNNFELHYMSKDVDHWLKLASECGVELLELCLPDGPDQDEEGRGECYVLPNGVIEVKSLTELVLMGGIRVDTAFMNHSIKFFSLKVLSLWAVLSRDEHAIEHLISCCPLIEHITLKCCSVLIPNVATNFLLESDTSGVMKSLNMHGLLKLKTVDVQGIQEVYIDAPCLEKFCYCPGDFDAPFKIDFDRCQNLKYLDLLSLKSSIITDKWFLELFSKFPFLESLKLNNCRMFERINISSVQLKVLELSNCSNLKEVNIDAPNLLSCVFYGGGGSEPIISFLRSSSQLEVDLQIPIDYLDLCNLRESLQNIKPQNVLSSLSLFIFQPTEDALNPLVFQVSSPPPSIKHLHLRSVPKNEILFSSVVNIILSSCCPATISLSFNPFFCTKAFIEFLYETLMERKEDGCFCGSGDTRCWWHGLKDVKVTSSMKIDENVDFKTMLELLGFGEEISFTLEV; from the exons AGGACCGATTATCGAATCTACCGAAAATCATTCTTCATAACATTCTGTCAAGGCTGCCAAAGAAAGATGGTGCTAGGACAAGTGTTTTGTCCAAAGCTTGGGAAGAGACATGGTATACTTTTcctattttgtatttttctgaTGGTTTGTTCGTAGGGACATTTCCCCAACCATGGGAAGGTTTTTTAAGGAAGAGAAAGAATTTCATTGATTACGTGAAAAGAACCTTGTTGAGGTTCTATGATAATGGATTGGCTATCAAACAATTTAAGCTTAGCGTCAACAATTTTGAGCTTCATTACATGTCAAAAGATGTTGATCATTGGTTGAAGTTAGCAAGTGAATGTGGTGTTGAATTACTAGAGCTTTGTTTGCCTGATGGTCCCGACCAGGATGAAGAAGGTCGCGGTGAATGCTATGTCTTACCGAATGGTGTAATTGAAGTCAAATCGCTTACTGAGTTGGTGTTGATGGGGGGAATTAGAGTTGATACTGCGTTCATGAatcattcaattaaatttttctCGTTAAAAGTATTGTCATTGTGGGCTGTCCTTTCGAGAGATGAACATGCAATTGAGCATCTCATTTCTTGTTGTCCTTTGATTGAACATATAACTTTGAAGTGTTGTTCTGTATTGATCCCTAATGTCGCAACAAATTTTCTACTTGAATCTGACACCTCTGGGGTCATGAAGTCTTTGAATATGCATGGTCTACTTAAGTTGAAGACAGTTGATGTTCAAGGAATACAGGAGGTTTATATTGATGCCCCGTGTCTTgagaaattttgttattgtccTGGTGATTTTGACGCACCGTTTAAGATTGATTTTGATAGGTGccaaaatttgaaatatttagaCTTGTTGTCTTTGAAGAGTAGTATTATCACAGACAAATGGTTTCTTGAACTGTTTTCAAAATTTCCTTTCCTTGAGAGTTTGAAGTTGAACAATTGTAGGATGTTCGAGAGGATTAATATTTCAAGTGTTCAACTTAAGGTGTTGGAGTTATCTAATTGTTCTAACTTGAAGGAGGTCAACATTGACGCTCCAAATCTATTATCGTGTGTATtttatggtggtggtggttcagAGCCTATTATATCTTTTCTTAGAAGTTCTAGTCAACTAGAAGTCGATTTGCAAATCCCCATTGATTATCTGGATCTTTGTAACTTGAGGGAATCTCTTCAAAACATCAAACCTCAAAATGTTTTGTCATCTCTATCTCTATTCATCTTTCAGCCAACTGAG GATGCACTGAACCCATTGGTCTTTCAAGTTTCATCCCCGCCACCAAGCATCAAACACTTGCACCTTCGCTCTGttccaaaaaatgaaattttgttttcgTCTGTTGTAAATATCATACTTTCAAGCTGCTGCCCCGCAACTATATCCTTGAgctttaatccttttttttgcACCAAAGCATTCATAGAG TTTCTATATGAGACGCTAATGGAAAGAAAGGAGGATGGCTGTTTTTGCGGTTCCGGTGATACTAGGTGTTGGTGGCATGGCTTGAAGGATGTAAAAGTCACGAGCTCTATGAAGATTGATGAGAATGTTGATTTCAAGACCATGTTAGAATTGTTGGGATTTGGAGAAGAAATTAGCTTTACCTTAGAAGTTTAA